From Dehalobacter sp.:
CGGTTTGCTCTGCAAATGGTTAATATCGTTTGATCTCTTTACAAATGCGTCGAACTGTTTCTCTTTCTAATACACAATCGCCTGGTGACGCTATGAAAATCCGTAATTGTTTAACTGCATTAACCATATAATAAGTCCCCCAAATATTTTGATGAGAAATATAAGCCATTAGCACGCAGAATTGGGACCTTCCTTCACACTTCGTCATTCTCGATGCTGTCAACTAATCTATCAAAATCCGACTGAAAAAGCCTGTCCTGAATTATACGGTATTTCTCAAATTCGTTCTCCGCAAATTCCTTAGCAATAGCAGCAGTCACTTTTCCTGCATTCTCTAAGATATCCTTTTCATTGAATTGCAAAAATGCATTGAGCTTCTTGGCCCAGTCCTCCATAGTCATTGGTATATTTCTCTCCGCCTGACTTTCAGCGTAATCGAGATACATCGTGACAAACCGGTCTAAAGATTTGATTTCTTTTTCTGTAAGATAGTTCTTAGCGACAGAGACATCGCTTTTTACGATTTTGCCGTGCGGCGCATTTTTCCAGGTAGTCAAACCCATATAATCTTTGGTGCTATCCGCTCTGTTATAAATGACTTCGGCTGCTGTGCTTCCATGGATTGCATAATGCAGTTTATTTTGCACAGTTTTAAAGAAATCCTTTGTTAACTTGGTATGCTGGTTATAATCAATAGCGGTGGCATAAATATCCGTAATCTTTTGGTAGAACCTTCTCTCGCTTGCCCTGATTTCCCTGATTTCTTCCAGTAAATACTCAAAATATTCCTCGTTTAAGAAAGTTCCGTTCTTTAATCTTTCTTTATCCAAAACATATCCCCGGATGGCGAAGGTACGCAATACGCCGGTCGCCCACTGTCGAAACTGGGTTGCTCTGAGTGAATTCACCCGATATCCGACCGAAATGATGGCGTCAAGGTTA
This genomic window contains:
- a CDS encoding virulence RhuM family protein; the protein is MTENKKKRQDKLQIRNSTAEFLIFTLQANENTIEVRVEDETVWLTQKLIAELFDKSRSTITEHLQNIFNESELDENSVCREFRHTGADGKEYNTKFYNLDAIISVGYRVNSLRATQFRQWATGVLRTFAIRGYVLDKERLKNGTFLNEEYFEYLLEEIREIRASERRFYQKITDIYATAIDYNQHTKLTKDFFKTVQNKLHYAIHGSTAAEVIYNRADSTKDYMGLTTWKNAPHGKIVKSDVSVAKNYLTEKEIKSLDRFVTMYLDYAESQAERNIPMTMEDWAKKLNAFLQFNEKDILENAGKVTAAIAKEFAENEFEKYRIIQDRLFQSDFDRLVDSIENDEV